TGTTCTTCTCCGCGAGCGTGGGCAAGCTGAACTTGGCGTTCGCGCTCAATAAAACGCTGACGCTGGGCATCAGAATATTTATTCACACAATGCACGCAACTCACGCCTTGAATATAGTGTTCACTTTGTTTTTCTTCTTCGGTGATCGGCATACGACATGCGTGGCATTGATCGTATTCGCCTTTTTGTAGATCGTGATTGACCGACACACGATTATCGAAAACAAAGCACTCACCTTCCCACATCGTGTCTTCTTTCGGCACTTCCTCTAGGTACTTAAGGATCCCGCCTTCCAGGTGATACACTTCTTCATAGCCTTGTTCTAGCATGTACGCCGTGGATTTTTCACAGCGAATACCACCGGTACAAAACATCGCCACTTTCTTGTGTTTTGCTGGGTCCATGTTGTCTTTTACATAGCCTGGAAATTCACGAAACGTCTCTGTTTTGGGGTTCACGGCATTTTTAAACGTACCAATCTGTACTTCGTAATCGTTGCGCGTATCGACCAAAATGACATCAGGGTCAGAAATCAATGCGTTCCAATCACTGGGTTTAACATAGGTTCCGACCACGCGCTTGGGGTCAATGCCTTCAATACCCATGGTGACGATTTCTTTCTTCAATTTCACTTTTGTACGGTAAAACGGCATAGCTTCGTCGAAAGATTCTTTGTAGCCGATGCTTTCTAAACCTGGTTGCTGGTCTAACCACGCTAAAACCGCATCAATCCCTTCGCGAGAGCCCGCGACGGTGCCATTAATGCCTTCACTCGCCAACAACAAGGTGCCACGCACAGCGTTGTCTTCTAAGGTTTTTTGCAATGGCTCGCGGAGCGATTCGAAATGCGGCAGCGCAACAAATTTATACAGGGCACATACAACAACGGTAGACATACTTTCTCCTATGCGATCTGGAACGTAAAACCAGAGCAATTAATTAAGGCGCATATTATAGAGTCTTATTGTTATATTTTCGAGTCGCTGCCCTCATTATCTCTCACTCAACTCAGCACAAATGCCGTATTTCATTGATCTGGATCAAGTGCGCCACCTATCGTGCCGTTCACTCGAAACCAACCCGCAATGCTATGGCGAGTTCGCTTTGCTACCACCACTTCGTGATAAAAACACTCACTCAAAAAAACCGCTAAACGGCCTTTGTTGGGTGAAAATCGTCCTATTTCTTTAGTCGGCTCGCGCTCGTCATAAATCACCAATTCGCCGCCATCGCCTGCCTGCCAGCCTTCATTTAAATACAGCACTGTCGACAATATGCGATTACTTTGACCTTTGAATGCATCGATGTGTTTTTCATAAAACGCCCCTTTTTCATAACGGGCAAAATGCGCCTCGTAATCAAATAACCCCAGAAACAAACGACGATTCAATGCCACACGTAAGGCCTCCATCGTTCGCAAAAAATCCTTTCGAATCGGCTTATCCGGATCAATCCATTGAATATAATCCCGTCGCGCATCCAGTACGATTTGGTGATCTTGCTTGCGACCCACACCCGCTTGAAGCATGTAAGCATTATGTATATTTTCCACTTCATCCATTAAGGCCTGGGTAAAATCCGTTGAAAAGAAATCATCCTGAATACTCCACCCTTTAGTTTGCAAATCGTTCAGCAAATTATAAAAAGGGGTTTCTCGGCTAAAAACAGGAATAGAGTTTTCAATGTACGGATTTCCCGCAAAGGGCGCTTCAATAGACATGGATAGATTAATCACTGTTAAAAGGGCAAAATTACCGTGGCCGCTATCATACTGTAGGCACTTCTCCATCACATAAAGATTTCTGCGACGACATACCATGAAGCAAACTTATCAATTACGAGACTATCAAGTGCAAGCCGTTAATGCCGCGTTGTCGCATTTTCGCCACAGTGACGATCCTGCGGTGATAGTGCTACCAACAGGCGCTGGCAAAAGCCTGGTTATAGCAGAATTGAGTCGACTCGCGCGAGGTCGCGTGGTGTGCTTAGCGCACGTTAAAGAACTCGTCGAGCAGAATCACGCCAAATTTCTGGCTACCGGGTCAAGCGCTGGCCTCTATTCTGCAGGGTTAAACCAGAAAAACGCCACGGCAAAAGTCACGTTTGCCAGCATTCAATCAATGGCCAGCAATCTGGTCGACTTTAACGACCCTGTCAGCCTGATTATTATTGATGAATGCCATCGCGTCGCCCTAGAACAGAACGGCCAGTACCAAAAAACCATTCAGCATTTTCAATCTTTGAACCCTACGATCAAAATTCTTGGCCTTACTGCAACGCCTTATCGACTAGGTCATGGCTGGATTTATCAACACCATTATCATGGTTACGCGCGACCTAATACCGAGTCTTTTTTCAAGCGGTGTATTTTTGAACTGCCTCTACAGCACATGGTTAAAAAAGGCTACTTAACGCCGCCGATTCACTTCGACGCCGCGATCGCTCAGTATGATTTTAGTTTGTTAACCGAAAGCCTTGATGGCGAACAAAATACCGACGACATTGCCCTCAACGAGCTGATACACAAACACCCAAGAGTCACCCAAGCGGTCACCGAGCAAATTGTACAACTCAGCCAAGACCGACAAGGTGTTATGATCTTTGCCTCGACCATTGACCACGCCAGGGAAATTGTTGGCTATTTACCCAGTGAAAACACCGCCCTTATTACAGGCCAAACCAAGCTCAAAGAACGCGATGCGTTAATCAAGGCGTTTAAAGCTAAGCAACTGAAATTTCTCGTTAATGTGTCCGTATTGACAACCGGGTTTGACGCACCCCATGTGGATGTCATTGCCATTTTAAGACCTACTCAATCCATCAGTTTATTTCAACAAATCGTGGGCCGTGGCTTACGACTTAACCCTGGCAAAAAAGACTGCCTTGTTTTGGATTACACCAACAATGGTTATGATATTTTCCAACCAGAAATTGGTGAAAAACGCCCCACTCCTGACTCTGTTGCAGTACAAATTCACTGCCCAGAATGCGATTTCGCCAACACATTTTGGGGGCGAAAAGACGCCGATGGCAACCTACTGGAACATTTCGGGCGCCGCTGCCACGGACTGATTGACACCCTAGACGAACAAAAAGGCGAAGTGCAGTGCTCCTATCGCTTTCGTTTTAAACGCTGCCCACACTGCAACGAAGAAAATGACATAGCGGCACGGCAGTGCCAGCATTGTTTCGAAAAGCTCATCGATCCAGACGATCTACTAAGAAGCGCCCTTAACTTGAAAAACAACAAGGTACTGCGCTGTTCCGGCATCACACCAGAAATAGACACCCACACCCAGAGTTTAAAAATCACCTATCACGATGAAGATGGCATCACTTTGGTGGAAACCTTTCGTTTTCAATATAAGAAATCACGCCGTGTCTTTAACGAACAATTTGGCAGAAGAATCGCCAGCGGCAGCCAAGCCATTGAATTTGAAACATTGGAAGAGTTAGTGCGATTTATTGACTACTTGCCCACACCAGACTTTGTCATTGCCAAGAAAGTGAAACAACATTGGCAAGTCACAGAGCGACTTTTTGACTACCAAGGGCCGTACCGGAAAGCAAACACTCTTAACTGACCGTTCGTTTAACAGAACCTTGGCTTAGTCGAAGGCTATTAACGGAAGACGAATATGCTTTTGCTAGGACTCATTGGCGCCAAGCAGCCTTTAATATTAAGATGATTTATGGTGTTTAAGGGCGTTTCGATATGACATTTCAAAAGGTAAATTCATTCGATTTAAATGCGCGACCGCGGCTTCGCCTAAAAGATTATTTGGCATGCCGGTTAGCAATACAAACCAATAGTTTGCCAGCATATTTTCAGCAAAAATACTCGCTGTCTTTTCGTCAACACCCACCTGCTTAAAGCGTTTTACAATACCATCGGAAATAACCGCCATTTGTTTGGTATGAAAGCCACCTGTGGCCAAACTATCCAACAAAACCTGGCGTGTAAATTCAGCGTACTCATCATAAAAATCAAACAATACTTGCGCCATTTGCAAAAGATAGTCAATTGGCGAAGCGCTGACTTTTTGAGCCACAACAGCCACCCTTAAAGCCGCGTCCATTTCATCGAAAAAAATATCTTTTACCAAGGACAATTTATCAGGAAAATGCACAAACAAGGTACCTACCGCAATGCCCGCTTGATCACTTAAATGACGCGTACTGGTTGCCTCTATGCCTTGTGACAAAAAAGCGTGCTTAGCGATGGTTTTAATTTTTGTGCGAGTATTGGTTTTTTGCTGTTGACGAAGACTCACCCTAATAACCCTCTAAATCGGTGTTTTAAGAGTCTAGCCTGTCTGCTTTTTGAAAACGAGATAATTTTAACGCACGGAGTTGACTTTCGGCATACTGGATTTAGTCAGAGAATCCGACAAATCTGCCATAAATGACTGAATACGCTCAGCATTTACACCAAAGTCACCACGTCCAACCCGCGAGCAAGAACGCATATCTACCCGAATAAGACCAGGCTCTACCTGCGTAAGCCGAATAACCACATCATCCCGAAAACCAAAAATAGGTGTTCGAGCGGTCGCCTCAATAATACCAGCGCTTGAATACGTCGCGAGTACTTCCCACCCACGCTCATTAACTTGAGACAAAATAGTGGCATACAAATCGGCTTTGTCCTGTGTCAAAAACAACGGTGTCACGTCAGGATAATATTTTTGTTGAACCGCCGCCCAATCAGAGTGATACCTTAAATCGTTTTCTTTTGATTTTCGGATGAAATTGACATTGATAAAAGCAGGAGGAACCTCGGTATCTGTGGTGATATCACTGATGTGCGGCAACCCCGCTCTTTGTAGATAAAACCCAATCCACATAGCGCTGTATGCAAAAGAAACGATCAAAACTAAGCTATAAAAGCGATTGCAAGCTGGGTTTTTTTCTTTGCGGCAGGCGCCTAAAGACAAGGCCGCCAACACAGACAAAATAAGAGAAGCGATTACGCTTTTGCGCAGCAATGAAAAACCCGTAATTGGTTCAAACACACCCACTCGAACGCCGGCTATTGATATAAATGCAACACACCCTACCAACATGAGAAGAACGTACAAAATCGGTGAGATATAACGGCTCATAAACAGCTCATAACAAAAAAATAATACCTAACACCATATCGCGACTGAATGACAACGAACAGGAGGATGTGAGCGGTTTTGACGCGTTCCTCTGTATTTGCATATTTTTTATAGAATGTCCCCGAAAATGCCTAAAAAAATTAACAAAATGATACATTTAGATCCTAGCTTTTTTATTCTTTAAACTGGTTTTACGTTACTAGACTTACAACTCTATTCATCGATAATGTGCGGCTATTATTGCATGAAGCATCGAGACAACAATGAAGGTCATGCCGCCGACAGAAAGAACCTAATCAAAAAACATAGACTAGATGAAAATACACCATGAAACACACTCAAAAACCGCACTGTGTCGATTTATTACGTGAGCAATCTAAGCTAAATTCAACGCGTCCTTTTGTCGCTAGAGGCGCCAATGTCAAGCGTTGCCCGCACTGTCTTATGGCCGACATTGCCTGTTTTTGCCATCACAAAACGCAACAACTCAGCCCGATTAACTTTATTCTTCTGTTTCACCGTGACGAAATACACAAACCCACTAACAGCGGCCGACTGATTGCAGACCTATTTCCGCAAAACACCAAAGCCTTTCTTTGGAGCCGCACAGCCCCCCCGGCTGAACTACTCGACACCTTGGCTTCTCAAAAAGGCCACTGCACCCTTCTCTATCCCAGTACAGAAACAGCACGATCACAACACAGACAGCAACGACAAAACCTGCCAGAAACATCAAATGAAAGCCACGCACACACCTTTATTATTTTGGACGGCACATGGAAACAAGCCAGTAAAATGTTTCACCAAAGCGACTGGTTAAAACACATTCCCCATTATGAACTCAGCAGTGAAGCACAGCGATCTTTTTTAGTCAGGCACGCCCAGCATGATATGCAATTCGCTACGGCGGAAGTAACCGCCTTACTGCTTGATGCACTGGGTCACACAAGCCATAGTAAAGCATTATTGACCTTGTATCAGACGTTTAACCAGCACTGTCTTATGAGCCGAAAACGTGGCAACCGTCGCACCGTATAACGACTTATCGCCGTTTATACACTTTTACCACACTCGGCTCATGAGGGTCTCATCAATAAATTCACCGACCCATTAGAGTGAAATTGAGCCGCTTGCTTTTTTTTCTTTCCGACCAAAACTGGACCATTATCTAGAAATAAAAAGGCTTTCCATGTGCGCTTAAATACTCCCCAGGTCAATTCAAACACCAGTTCGTTTTGACAGCAAAAATACACCCTAGTATCTTCTCCCCAAGATGAAAAGTGCAGTAGCAAAGCTTCCGGTAACAGCAACTGATCACTGTCCCACACCCCTTCCCATTGAATTTTCCCATCTACGACTTGTGCATCACGACGTTTTAACCAATCGCGTTCTGAAAAATGATCGGGGTGAATTTGCTCCTCACTTATGTAATCTCGCCAAATTTGTGCAGCGCCTTGCTCACTCAACAAACGGATAGCGTGAAGATCCTCAAGTTCAACTTTTGGGTCATTGCGTTTAAAAATCCAACTCTTTGAAAACTGCTCTAATGATTGGTACAAGGCTCATTCCTTATGTAAACAATAAAATGGAAAAAGGATGAGAAAAACTCATCAATTGAGTGAAAAAGGATCGTTTGTTCAATCGGTCAAATATACCTAATATCGGTGTTGTTGTAATAAAACAACACTTAAAACCACTCACTTTAGGAGAATAACATGGACTCTCAACAACAATACGAAGCGCTTTTGGCTAAATGGGGATACGTAGACACCACATTGGAAGACCACGCTCGCAAACAAAAACGCACACGTCGTGTTAAAGCGGTTGTTGCTTTCTTTCTGGGTACAGTAAAAAACCTTAAAAAAGCCAGTGCACGCCCACAAATATTAGGCCAAACGGCGAACTAACGCACTATTCACGGATTATAAAAGTACTTTTTACGAGACAAGCCCACCGAACGGCGATGCAATGTATCGTAAATACTCTTTAAGGGGAGAAAAATAATAACCCCCTCCCTTCCTTGTTCGTCTAAAAATTCGTTATTATCAAGATCCATTCACGACGATATTTTCTTATGGCGTATTCTTACAAAGCAATAATTTTTGATTGTGACGGTGTGATTGTTGACACTGAAAACATTTCTAACCACATT
The sequence above is a segment of the Marinomonas sp. IMCC 4694 genome. Coding sequences within it:
- a CDS encoding TetR/AcrR family transcriptional regulator, with the translated sequence MSLRQQQKTNTRTKIKTIAKHAFLSQGIEATSTRHLSDQAGIAVGTLFVHFPDKLSLVKDIFFDEMDAALRVAVVAQKVSASPIDYLLQMAQVLFDFYDEYAEFTRQVLLDSLATGGFHTKQMAVISDGIVKRFKQVGVDEKTASIFAENMLANYWFVLLTGMPNNLLGEAAVAHLNRMNLPFEMSYRNALKHHKSS
- a CDS encoding rhodanese-related sulfurtransferase; translation: MSTVVVCALYKFVALPHFESLREPLQKTLEDNAVRGTLLLASEGINGTVAGSREGIDAVLAWLDQQPGLESIGYKESFDEAMPFYRTKVKLKKEIVTMGIEGIDPKRVVGTYVKPSDWNALISDPDVILVDTRNDYEVQIGTFKNAVNPKTETFREFPGYVKDNMDPAKHKKVAMFCTGGIRCEKSTAYMLEQGYEEVYHLEGGILKYLEEVPKEDTMWEGECFVFDNRVSVNHDLQKGEYDQCHACRMPITEEEKQSEHYIQGVSCVHCVNKYSDAQRQRFIERERQVQLAHARGEEHIGADVVDAVEKHRNEKTLEKERQRKVREAQVN
- a CDS encoding tRNA-uridine aminocarboxypropyltransferase — translated: MKHTQKPHCVDLLREQSKLNSTRPFVARGANVKRCPHCLMADIACFCHHKTQQLSPINFILLFHRDEIHKPTNSGRLIADLFPQNTKAFLWSRTAPPAELLDTLASQKGHCTLLYPSTETARSQHRQQRQNLPETSNESHAHTFIILDGTWKQASKMFHQSDWLKHIPHYELSSEAQRSFLVRHAQHDMQFATAEVTALLLDALGHTSHSKALLTLYQTFNQHCLMSRKRGNRRTV
- a CDS encoding DUF2947 family protein, with the translated sequence MYQSLEQFSKSWIFKRNDPKVELEDLHAIRLLSEQGAAQIWRDYISEEQIHPDHFSERDWLKRRDAQVVDGKIQWEGVWDSDQLLLPEALLLHFSSWGEDTRVYFCCQNELVFELTWGVFKRTWKAFLFLDNGPVLVGKKKKQAAQFHSNGSVNLLMRPS
- a CDS encoding DEAD/DEAH box helicase, translated to MKQTYQLRDYQVQAVNAALSHFRHSDDPAVIVLPTGAGKSLVIAELSRLARGRVVCLAHVKELVEQNHAKFLATGSSAGLYSAGLNQKNATAKVTFASIQSMASNLVDFNDPVSLIIIDECHRVALEQNGQYQKTIQHFQSLNPTIKILGLTATPYRLGHGWIYQHHYHGYARPNTESFFKRCIFELPLQHMVKKGYLTPPIHFDAAIAQYDFSLLTESLDGEQNTDDIALNELIHKHPRVTQAVTEQIVQLSQDRQGVMIFASTIDHAREIVGYLPSENTALITGQTKLKERDALIKAFKAKQLKFLVNVSVLTTGFDAPHVDVIAILRPTQSISLFQQIVGRGLRLNPGKKDCLVLDYTNNGYDIFQPEIGEKRPTPDSVAVQIHCPECDFANTFWGRKDADGNLLEHFGRRCHGLIDTLDEQKGEVQCSYRFRFKRCPHCNEENDIAARQCQHCFEKLIDPDDLLRSALNLKNNKVLRCSGITPEIDTHTQSLKITYHDEDGITLVETFRFQYKKSRRVFNEQFGRRIASGSQAIEFETLEELVRFIDYLPTPDFVIAKKVKQHWQVTERLFDYQGPYRKANTLN
- a CDS encoding DUF1499 domain-containing protein, whose amino-acid sequence is MSRYISPILYVLLMLVGCVAFISIAGVRVGVFEPITGFSLLRKSVIASLILSVLAALSLGACRKEKNPACNRFYSLVLIVSFAYSAMWIGFYLQRAGLPHISDITTDTEVPPAFINVNFIRKSKENDLRYHSDWAAVQQKYYPDVTPLFLTQDKADLYATILSQVNERGWEVLATYSSAGIIEATARTPIFGFRDDVVIRLTQVEPGLIRVDMRSCSRVGRGDFGVNAERIQSFMADLSDSLTKSSMPKVNSVR
- a CDS encoding 2OG-Fe(II) oxygenase, producing MSIEAPFAGNPYIENSIPVFSRETPFYNLLNDLQTKGWSIQDDFFSTDFTQALMDEVENIHNAYMLQAGVGRKQDHQIVLDARRDYIQWIDPDKPIRKDFLRTMEALRVALNRRLFLGLFDYEAHFARYEKGAFYEKHIDAFKGQSNRILSTVLYLNEGWQAGDGGELVIYDEREPTKEIGRFSPNKGRLAVFLSECFYHEVVVAKRTRHSIAGWFRVNGTIGGALDPDQ